A portion of the Nitrospira defluvii genome contains these proteins:
- a CDS encoding DEAD/DEAH box helicase has translation MDESRRRQTWLESLYDELQRLPRFDQEEKSTSIQRDAAIENFRQSKGISAAAWKAANPPPSAELELRIHDLSKPGFWARLLRTRSARKWGEVRQALLEWQNAQATWQVAYSQYQQVKQRLSDAQQKHGIIMTDDAFFSLDHDKRHQATPWCSCATQYLRDEVFISAMALHRAFIDAAAKPLRHNLGALMNVFTTQTLPGQAKQALLLDLWASLFLVVPLISTTFASVNRMLGKLPPESLGWLFVDEAGQALPQGAVGALLRTRRAIVVGDPVQIEPVVVLPDTMTHAICLRLGADPNHYAAPSASVQTLVDSASSYASEFQTDVGSRSVGVPLLVHRRCSEPMFSVSNRIAYSGLMVCAKFPQPSAIREVLGPSAWIHVEGSGEDKWCREEGDEVMRLLHRLRAAGAKPDLYAITPFVIVADRLRRTIRESGVLRGWATEDEWRWVNERVGTVHTAQGREAEAVILVLGAPHPTQTGARGWAGGRPNLLNVAVTRAKEAVYVIGNRQLWREAGVFRELDGRLQ, from the coding sequence TTGGACGAAAGTCGTCGGCGACAAACATGGCTGGAAAGCCTCTACGATGAGTTGCAACGATTGCCGAGGTTCGATCAGGAAGAAAAGAGCACTAGTATACAGCGGGATGCTGCAATAGAAAACTTTCGACAATCGAAGGGCATCTCCGCTGCGGCGTGGAAAGCCGCAAACCCACCTCCAAGCGCAGAGCTAGAGCTGCGCATACACGACTTATCAAAGCCAGGGTTTTGGGCACGATTGCTTAGAACGCGTTCGGCACGTAAATGGGGTGAAGTCAGGCAGGCTTTGCTGGAATGGCAGAATGCTCAGGCTACCTGGCAAGTGGCGTATAGCCAGTACCAACAGGTGAAACAGCGACTCAGCGATGCTCAGCAAAAGCACGGCATTATCATGACAGATGATGCGTTTTTCTCGCTAGATCATGACAAGCGGCATCAAGCTACACCGTGGTGCTCCTGCGCTACTCAATATCTTCGTGATGAAGTGTTTATCTCTGCGATGGCGCTGCATCGTGCTTTTATTGATGCGGCTGCCAAGCCCTTGCGTCACAACCTCGGTGCTTTGATGAATGTGTTCACGACGCAGACGCTGCCAGGTCAAGCGAAGCAGGCGTTGCTACTGGACTTGTGGGCTTCACTTTTCCTAGTGGTGCCATTGATCTCAACGACATTTGCTTCTGTCAACCGAATGTTGGGCAAGTTGCCACCTGAAAGTCTCGGCTGGTTGTTTGTAGACGAGGCTGGTCAAGCATTGCCGCAAGGTGCAGTGGGCGCACTCTTGCGAACTCGCCGAGCCATTGTCGTTGGTGACCCTGTGCAAATTGAGCCAGTGGTGGTGCTTCCTGATACCATGACACATGCTATCTGCCTCCGGCTTGGCGCTGATCCCAACCACTATGCGGCTCCATCAGCTTCGGTGCAGACGCTTGTCGACTCCGCGTCCTCCTATGCCAGCGAGTTCCAAACCGATGTTGGAAGTCGGAGCGTTGGTGTGCCGCTCCTGGTGCATCGACGATGTTCTGAGCCGATGTTCAGTGTCTCCAACAGGATTGCGTATTCCGGACTGATGGTGTGTGCAAAATTTCCACAGCCTTCGGCGATCCGAGAGGTGCTTGGTCCTTCTGCATGGATTCATGTAGAAGGCAGCGGTGAGGATAAGTGGTGTCGAGAGGAAGGCGATGAAGTGATGCGGTTACTTCATCGATTAAGAGCAGCTGGTGCCAAGCCAGACCTTTATGCCATCACCCCGTTTGTCATTGTTGCAGACCGATTGCGTCGAACGATACGTGAGAGCGGAGTGCTTAGAGGATGGGCTACCGAGGATGAGTGGCGCTGGGTCAATGAGCGAGTTGGTACTGTGCATACTGCTCAAGGGCGTGAAGCCGAGGCGGTCATTCTTGTGTTGGGAGCTCCGCACCCGACACAAACTGGCGCTCGTGGTTGGGCTGGAGGCCGACCGAATTTGCTCAATGTAGCAGTCACTCGCGCGAAAGAAGCCGTGTACGTCATTGGCAACCGACAGCTTTGGCGTGAGGCCGGTGTATTCAGAGAACTCGATGGGCGACTGCAGTGA
- a CDS encoding integrase core domain-containing protein gives MRLITTKELRTLSIATRHHHLINSRLAILRYADEYGFKGAARRFGLDRKTVRTWHRRWVASGPAGLVPRHPRTRRRRISDEAVQLIEHARRELQFGAMRTRFWLDRVHHIRVAAATIRRVCRDLGYPPIRRTGPRRPRQPILFSKEHPGECVQIDVKEVKVAGQKCFQYTALDDCTRYRVLRLYPRKYHGTSLDFLATVRHILPFPIRKVQVDNGTEFPLAFALAVQEAGIRLRHIKPRRPEQNGKVERSHRIDEEEFWSRATFEEFTSAAQALRAWEHRYNYDRFSMALQGLTPAEKLATFLSPLTPSSPNTPCTHSGAGA, from the coding sequence ATGCGATTGATCACGACGAAGGAACTGAGAACGTTGAGCATCGCCACTCGACATCATCACCTCATCAACAGCCGGCTAGCGATTTTGCGCTATGCCGACGAGTATGGATTCAAAGGCGCCGCCCGGCGGTTCGGCTTGGATCGCAAGACGGTCCGGACCTGGCACCGCCGTTGGGTGGCCAGCGGGCCGGCGGGGTTAGTCCCGCGTCATCCGCGCACACGCCGCCGCCGTATCTCCGACGAGGCCGTGCAGTTGATCGAGCACGCCCGCCGCGAGCTGCAGTTCGGCGCCATGCGGACCCGGTTCTGGTTGGACCGGGTGCATCACATCCGTGTCGCGGCTGCGACGATCCGCCGGGTCTGTCGAGACCTCGGCTATCCTCCGATCCGGCGCACGGGCCCGCGACGTCCTCGGCAGCCGATCCTCTTCAGCAAAGAGCACCCCGGCGAGTGCGTGCAGATTGATGTGAAGGAGGTGAAAGTCGCCGGCCAGAAGTGTTTTCAATACACGGCCCTCGATGATTGCACGCGGTATCGCGTCTTACGCCTCTATCCGCGTAAGTATCACGGCACCAGTCTCGACTTCCTGGCCACCGTGCGACACATCCTCCCGTTTCCCATTCGCAAGGTTCAGGTCGACAATGGAACGGAATTCCCCCTGGCCTTTGCGCTGGCCGTGCAAGAAGCCGGTATCCGCTTGCGGCACATCAAACCGCGTCGGCCCGAACAGAACGGCAAAGTCGAACGCAGTCATCGCATCGACGAGGAGGAATTTTGGAGTCGCGCAACCTTTGAGGAGTTCACGTCAGCCGCTCAGGCCCTACGCGCCTGGGAGCATCGCTACAACTACGACCGGTTTTCCATGGCCCTCCAAGGCCTGACACCGGCGGAAAAATTGGCGACGTTTCTCTCGCCACTGACCCCATCATCACCGAACACGCCATGCACACATTCGGGGGCCGGTGCTTGA
- a CDS encoding class I SAM-dependent methyltransferase, with the protein MVRAEHSSIPDTPEGAAKAVSTWSGQAREQAVQRMFTAIAGVYDLNNTLLSFGLHHHWKRLTASYVPTVTNGRALDIGAGTADLALLVEPKMGEQGHVVASDLNHAMLAEGLRKVVGRGLRNRITCLQANAEQLGFPDETFHAVTTGFCMRNVGNLSQAFTEIRRVLRPGGRFVCLEFSQPAYGWLRALYDWYSFRLLPWIGTKVARDRTGVYEYLPASIRTFPDQERLSTLLRDAGFRQVEYRNLTGGIVAIHIATK; encoded by the coding sequence ATGGTGCGGGCAGAACATTCTTCCATACCCGATACTCCCGAAGGGGCGGCGAAAGCTGTCTCGACCTGGTCTGGGCAGGCTCGTGAACAGGCGGTCCAACGCATGTTCACCGCTATCGCCGGCGTCTACGACCTCAACAACACCCTGCTCAGTTTCGGACTTCACCACCATTGGAAACGACTCACAGCCTCCTACGTGCCTACGGTCACGAACGGGCGCGCGCTGGATATCGGCGCCGGGACGGCTGACCTCGCGCTCCTCGTCGAACCGAAAATGGGGGAACAGGGGCATGTGGTGGCCTCGGATTTGAACCATGCCATGTTGGCCGAAGGGCTCCGCAAGGTGGTGGGGCGAGGACTTCGCAATCGGATTACCTGCCTGCAAGCCAACGCTGAACAATTGGGCTTTCCTGACGAGACGTTCCACGCGGTCACGACGGGGTTTTGCATGCGGAACGTGGGCAACCTGTCTCAGGCCTTTACCGAAATCCGGCGGGTCCTCCGACCCGGCGGCCGCTTTGTATGTCTGGAGTTTTCCCAACCCGCCTATGGCTGGCTACGCGCCCTCTATGATTGGTATTCCTTCCGTCTGCTCCCGTGGATCGGCACGAAGGTCGCACGGGATCGAACCGGGGTGTACGAATACCTCCCGGCGTCGATCCGCACGTTTCCCGATCAGGAACGACTGTCCACGCTGCTGCGCGACGCGGGATTCCGCCAGGTCGAATACCGCAACCTGACCGGAGGCATCGTCGCGATACACATCGCCACGAAGTAA
- a CDS encoding B12-binding domain-containing radical SAM protein gives MESILYIFLPCKKVYPIGATYLADFIHRRKPDVRQRILDLSLFPESQRTQAIRDAALDFKPDLVCFSWRDIQIFSPHEGDASLEHAFNFYFASNPIKRVAASFAGLKQLYRYYSHIRANLSYPWLIRKEFPRTQIMIGGGAFTAFADQLIEKLPEGTIGILGEGEDAILKVVNGESLEHERYIIREGKQTRKGEQGSPALLDAPTIDLPYLTSIFPQHAAYMDESIGVQTKRGCPYDCAFCLYPYIEGKRVRYRPPEMVVKDISQHYHQWGARRFWFTDAQFITGKEAYPQCTEILERILSEKLEIEWSGYIRTSLITPELAKLMVRSGVGDLEVAITSGSQEVLNNLHMGFKLERLYDGCRYLAEAGFKGKVILNYSLNSPKETEESLLQSVESYKKVAAILGEERVFPLMFFLGIQPNTDLEHRLLEEGYLSAGYNPLMLTPTSIRKLLYNPAPLNKLIAKACLTAWQQKAGSRDPRAWTGSLSQTATPESKPNQAHYADANLIRGIQNNSGRDALLTLEEILRSRRPSQPTATSTEKTAVSPTG, from the coding sequence ATGGAATCCATCCTCTACATTTTCCTGCCTTGCAAAAAGGTCTACCCGATCGGCGCAACCTACCTGGCGGACTTTATCCATCGCCGGAAGCCGGACGTGCGGCAACGCATTCTCGACCTGTCCCTGTTCCCCGAGTCTCAGCGGACACAGGCCATTCGTGATGCCGCGCTCGACTTCAAGCCGGATCTCGTGTGCTTCTCGTGGCGGGACATTCAGATTTTCTCCCCCCACGAGGGTGATGCGTCCCTGGAGCATGCCTTCAATTTTTACTTTGCCAGCAACCCGATCAAGCGGGTTGCCGCCTCGTTTGCCGGACTGAAGCAACTCTACCGCTATTACAGCCACATTCGAGCCAACCTGTCCTATCCCTGGCTGATCCGGAAAGAGTTCCCCAGGACGCAGATCATGATCGGGGGGGGAGCGTTTACCGCCTTTGCCGACCAGCTGATTGAAAAACTCCCTGAGGGGACTATCGGCATCCTGGGCGAGGGGGAAGATGCGATTCTGAAGGTGGTCAACGGCGAATCCCTCGAACACGAGCGCTATATCATTCGCGAGGGAAAGCAGACGCGCAAAGGCGAGCAGGGCTCACCGGCGTTGCTTGACGCACCAACAATCGACCTCCCCTATCTCACGTCGATTTTCCCGCAGCACGCCGCCTACATGGATGAATCGATCGGTGTGCAAACGAAACGAGGCTGTCCGTACGACTGCGCGTTTTGCCTCTATCCTTATATTGAAGGAAAACGCGTTCGGTACCGCCCGCCGGAGATGGTGGTGAAGGACATTTCCCAGCATTACCACCAGTGGGGGGCGCGACGATTCTGGTTCACCGACGCCCAGTTTATTACCGGGAAAGAGGCCTATCCCCAGTGCACGGAGATCCTTGAACGAATCCTGAGCGAAAAGCTGGAGATCGAGTGGTCCGGCTACATCCGCACCTCGCTGATCACCCCGGAGTTGGCGAAGCTGATGGTGCGCTCTGGTGTCGGGGATTTGGAAGTGGCTATTACCTCCGGATCGCAGGAGGTGTTGAATAACCTGCACATGGGCTTCAAGCTCGAACGGCTCTACGATGGATGCCGATACCTGGCCGAAGCCGGCTTCAAAGGAAAGGTGATTCTCAACTATTCACTGAACTCCCCGAAGGAGACCGAAGAAAGTCTGCTCCAAAGCGTTGAGTCCTACAAGAAGGTCGCGGCGATCTTGGGAGAGGAACGCGTCTTTCCCTTGATGTTCTTCCTCGGAATCCAACCGAATACAGACTTGGAGCATCGGCTGCTGGAGGAAGGGTACCTGTCCGCCGGATACAATCCGCTCATGCTCACGCCAACAAGCATCCGCAAACTACTCTATAACCCGGCGCCGCTCAATAAGCTCATCGCCAAGGCCTGTCTCACGGCCTGGCAGCAGAAAGCAGGCAGCCGCGACCCTCGAGCCTGGACCGGCTCGCTCTCTCAAACCGCGACGCCCGAGTCGAAACCCAACCAGGCCCACTATGCCGATGCCAATCTCATTCGTGGCATTCAAAACAACTCCGGACGAGACGCGCTGCTGACCCTCGAGGAAATCCTCCGGTCGCGCCGCCCTTCCCAACCGACCGCTACCAGCACGGAAAAGACCGCTGTGAGTCCAACGGGTTAG
- a CDS encoding universal stress protein, with translation MYKTIYIPVDNSDHSNTAVDVGVELAKTYGSKIVGSHVYAAKMHDKRFKQMEAGLPEEYHDEKELDRQRQIHDSLITRGLQIITDSYLDYVDKKCNEANLPVERRSLEGRNWKVLAEDINTNAYDLVIMGALGVGAVKDSVIGSNTERVLRRVRNSDMLIIKQPQPMGSGKIVVAVDGSPYSFGGLMTGLALGKAFNVPVEVISAFDPYFHYAAFHSISGVLNEEAGKVFRFKEQEKLHEEVIDSGLAKIYQSHLDISREIAQAEQTDVKTTLLDGKAFEKIIQYVRKENPWLLIVGRIGVHSDEDMDIGSNTENLLRSASCNILVSNRKYVPPIDTQAEYTIAWTEEALRRMERIPVFARGVAKTAIHRYAIEKGHTIISNTVVDAAVGHILPKGAMDAMRALGGNLDAAGIDRDKMQADDSVAQDLMGSTLSGMMTQVVEEKPTHSPGTQAYLDRMSQNYFVCDGCGYIGKGDTPVKCPVCSADGDRFKQVDKSIFEAAAKAEGGLETDVAYDDIPMQWTKDAKEAIRAVPAGFQRRRAKAKIEKSARKLGMTTITLEYAAPMIQEAADEDYTPIFANKGTGTAPEPASAEANGTTAHAPNGNGVAQAEAPLSPYTWTPDAQGRLDRAPEGFMRECTKALIEKHADKIGTTVITLEVATEGIEQAKGYMADAMKTGNLKDMIANLTGSSKTGANR, from the coding sequence ATGTACAAGACCATTTATATCCCGGTCGACAATTCCGACCATTCCAATACAGCGGTTGATGTCGGAGTTGAACTGGCGAAAACCTATGGCTCCAAGATTGTGGGAAGCCACGTCTATGCCGCCAAGATGCACGATAAACGATTCAAGCAGATGGAAGCGGGGCTTCCTGAGGAATATCACGACGAGAAGGAGCTGGACCGGCAGCGCCAGATTCACGATTCCCTGATCACTCGTGGACTCCAGATCATCACGGACTCCTACCTCGACTACGTCGACAAGAAATGTAACGAAGCCAACCTGCCGGTGGAGCGTCGCTCGCTGGAAGGCCGCAACTGGAAAGTCCTGGCTGAAGATATCAACACCAACGCCTACGATCTCGTGATCATGGGGGCCTTGGGGGTCGGCGCCGTCAAGGATAGCGTGATCGGCAGCAACACCGAACGGGTTCTGCGACGCGTCCGGAACTCCGACATGCTGATCATCAAGCAGCCCCAACCGATGGGCAGCGGAAAGATCGTAGTTGCCGTGGACGGCAGCCCTTACTCCTTCGGCGGGCTCATGACCGGCCTGGCGCTCGGCAAGGCGTTCAATGTACCAGTCGAAGTGATTTCCGCTTTTGATCCCTACTTCCACTATGCCGCCTTTCACAGCATCTCCGGCGTTCTGAACGAAGAGGCCGGTAAGGTCTTCCGCTTCAAGGAGCAGGAAAAGCTGCACGAAGAGGTCATCGACAGCGGGCTGGCCAAGATCTACCAATCGCATCTCGATATTTCCCGTGAAATCGCCCAAGCCGAACAAACCGACGTCAAAACGACGTTGCTGGACGGCAAGGCCTTCGAAAAAATCATTCAATACGTGCGGAAAGAGAACCCGTGGCTTCTCATCGTTGGTCGTATCGGCGTCCACAGCGATGAAGATATGGACATCGGCAGCAACACGGAGAACCTACTCCGCTCCGCCTCCTGTAACATTCTGGTGTCGAATCGCAAGTATGTCCCACCCATCGACACGCAGGCGGAATATACGATCGCCTGGACGGAAGAAGCGTTGCGACGTATGGAACGAATTCCCGTGTTTGCCCGCGGGGTCGCCAAGACCGCCATTCATCGTTATGCCATCGAAAAGGGACATACGATCATCAGCAACACGGTCGTCGACGCCGCGGTCGGCCATATTCTTCCGAAAGGGGCGATGGACGCGATGCGAGCACTCGGCGGAAACCTCGACGCCGCCGGTATTGATCGTGACAAGATGCAAGCTGACGATTCCGTCGCACAGGATCTGATGGGCTCGACCCTCAGCGGGATGATGACTCAGGTCGTGGAAGAAAAGCCGACCCATAGCCCTGGAACACAGGCTTACCTGGATCGCATGAGCCAGAACTATTTCGTCTGTGACGGCTGCGGATATATCGGCAAGGGCGATACCCCGGTGAAGTGTCCGGTGTGTAGCGCTGACGGCGATCGATTCAAACAGGTCGATAAGTCGATCTTCGAGGCAGCGGCCAAAGCGGAGGGCGGACTCGAGACCGACGTCGCCTACGACGACATTCCGATGCAGTGGACGAAGGATGCCAAGGAGGCCATTCGCGCCGTTCCGGCCGGGTTCCAACGTCGACGGGCCAAAGCCAAAATCGAAAAGAGCGCTCGCAAGCTCGGCATGACGACGATCACGCTCGAATACGCAGCGCCCATGATTCAGGAAGCGGCTGACGAAGATTACACGCCGATTTTCGCCAATAAAGGCACCGGCACCGCACCAGAGCCGGCATCAGCCGAAGCCAACGGAACCACTGCCCATGCGCCAAACGGCAACGGAGTCGCGCAGGCTGAAGCACCCCTCTCCCCATATACATGGACGCCTGATGCCCAGGGCCGCCTGGACCGCGCACCGGAAGGGTTCATGCGGGAATGCACCAAGGCCTTGATCGAAAAGCACGCCGATAAGATCGGGACCACGGTCATTACGTTGGAAGTGGCGACGGAAGGCATTGAACAGGCCAAGGGCTACATGGCCGACGCCATGAAAACCGGCAATCTGAAGGACATGATTGCCAACTTAACCGGCTCCTCCAAAACCGGGGCGAACCGGTGA
- a CDS encoding radical SAM/SPASM domain-containing protein, with amino-acid sequence MGKSLPVLNFPFLGDKLGSLQQQISKFISPEAPSTGPGDGRTVDDFKPYLVALNLTKRCNLKCDHCYLDATTKAGGGSDELSTEECFRLIDQIAEVNKGCLLVITGGEPLVRPDILDIARHAVGLGFIVVFGTNGMLINDRMAKTLVEIGVMGVGISIDSLDPQKHDQFRGVPGAFASALAGIEACKRNGLQFQVHFSAQPMNYQELPQVVEWAHQLGARVLNVFFMVCTGRGEELTDITPQQYEEVLGYLVDCQDQYKDMLVRARCAPHFKRLAYEKDPNSPLTKATGYMGGGCLAGTNYARVTPNGELTPCPYMPLSAGNVREASFVDLWERSDVFNSFRYPQLKGKCGDCEYTDICGGCRARPYVDHGDWLDEDQWCLYTPKGGEKIKVAFNTPEETAVAWDEASELRLSRIPYFLRAMVKKGVERHARENGISLITIELMEELRKKRFGNDAPVFNFDMRGKE; translated from the coding sequence ATGGGAAAGTCACTGCCGGTTCTCAATTTCCCCTTCTTGGGCGACAAGCTGGGGTCACTTCAGCAACAGATCTCCAAGTTCATCTCTCCGGAGGCCCCCTCAACAGGGCCTGGCGACGGCCGGACCGTCGATGACTTCAAGCCGTATCTCGTGGCGCTGAACCTCACCAAGCGCTGCAACCTCAAATGTGATCACTGCTACCTCGATGCCACCACCAAAGCCGGTGGCGGCTCCGACGAGCTCAGCACGGAAGAATGCTTTCGCCTGATCGACCAAATCGCCGAGGTGAACAAAGGATGCCTGCTGGTGATCACCGGCGGCGAGCCGCTCGTGCGACCGGACATTCTAGACATAGCCCGCCATGCCGTCGGACTCGGTTTTATCGTCGTCTTCGGCACCAACGGCATGTTGATCAACGATCGCATGGCCAAAACATTGGTCGAGATCGGCGTGATGGGAGTTGGAATCAGCATCGACTCCCTTGATCCTCAAAAGCACGACCAGTTTCGAGGTGTCCCTGGCGCCTTTGCCAGTGCACTGGCCGGCATCGAAGCCTGCAAGCGCAACGGCCTCCAGTTCCAAGTACACTTCAGCGCCCAACCCATGAATTATCAAGAGTTGCCTCAGGTGGTGGAATGGGCTCACCAGCTCGGCGCACGGGTATTGAATGTGTTCTTCATGGTCTGCACCGGACGCGGCGAGGAACTGACCGACATCACACCGCAGCAGTACGAAGAAGTGCTGGGCTACCTGGTCGACTGTCAGGACCAATACAAGGATATGTTGGTGCGGGCGCGCTGCGCGCCCCATTTCAAGCGGCTGGCGTACGAGAAAGATCCCAATTCTCCCCTCACCAAGGCGACGGGATACATGGGCGGCGGCTGTTTGGCCGGCACCAATTATGCGCGTGTCACGCCGAACGGAGAACTCACCCCTTGTCCCTACATGCCGCTGTCGGCCGGAAATGTGCGCGAGGCGAGCTTCGTTGATCTCTGGGAACGGTCGGATGTGTTCAACTCCTTCCGCTATCCGCAGTTGAAGGGGAAATGCGGAGATTGCGAATACACGGATATCTGCGGCGGTTGTCGGGCCCGGCCCTATGTCGACCATGGCGACTGGCTAGATGAGGACCAGTGGTGCCTCTACACGCCTAAAGGTGGCGAAAAAATCAAAGTCGCCTTCAATACTCCGGAAGAGACAGCCGTTGCGTGGGACGAAGCGTCAGAGCTTCGGCTGAGTCGGATCCCCTACTTTCTCCGTGCTATGGTCAAGAAGGGCGTGGAACGGCATGCTCGGGAAAATGGGATCAGCCTCATCACCATCGAGTTGATGGAAGAACTGAGAAAAAAGCGATTTGGAAACGACGCACCGGTCTTCAATTTTGACATGAGAGGGAAAGAGTAA
- a CDS encoding di-heme-cytochrome C peroxidase, with protein MPIRLSRTLVLTTLLLTLSPLHCRAIDPVSPPNTTRALNQGLSDQELQQWYHLSAGTQLIPYDWLIALEDESLTKMFAATGLVADPDHIDKLPVGFAKTEGPNISVPQAGFTCSFCHTTQFSYKGQRIKIEGGPSLQYNARFLSALIQRLGALIPPDLSAFLQTLKEQAPPEPFKTFATRVLTSRGEAVTAYTLTKLAQDVRMHTHGLISRSGRDLSPEQWGPGRFDALGRGGNMVFTMLHPDNLRPANAPVSIPPLWGVWEYDWVQWAGSIQHPLARNIGQVIGVNAGLFNWARPGAAIPSDKNGLFRSSVNVDSLTTLEELARRLPPPQWPSAFPPINRELAARGKDLYHGNRAKGIPNLCAHCHVPARISGSSDGGPSLQITMVPLQEIGTDPLYLENFSQRTVDTSFLGRGRISAREASEYVTSELMAVNNATNAPVYRNRPNIWRDKAQYIARPHVAVWATAPYLHNGSIPNLYELLSPARERRVCFALSPNMEFDTEKVGFVVEDCTGLPPSPSQPARFEFKTVLPGNSNRGHEFTDTPDCDSAKGNGVLGCELPVNDRWAIIEYLKTCDLDRLVLPNTPACRNLD; from the coding sequence ATGCCCATCCGTCTGAGCCGGACCCTGGTCTTGACCACCCTGCTGCTCACCCTCTCTCCCCTGCATTGCCGGGCAATCGATCCAGTCTCGCCCCCGAATACTACCCGCGCTCTGAACCAGGGATTGTCGGACCAGGAGCTACAGCAGTGGTACCACCTGTCGGCCGGCACTCAGCTGATTCCCTATGATTGGCTCATCGCGTTAGAAGATGAATCGCTCACCAAGATGTTCGCGGCGACCGGCCTCGTCGCCGACCCGGATCATATCGATAAACTTCCGGTCGGTTTTGCGAAGACCGAAGGACCGAACATCTCAGTGCCTCAGGCCGGATTCACCTGTTCGTTTTGTCACACCACGCAGTTCAGCTACAAAGGTCAGCGGATCAAGATCGAGGGCGGCCCTTCGCTCCAATACAACGCACGATTCCTCAGCGCCCTCATCCAACGGCTGGGCGCGCTGATCCCCCCTGATCTGTCCGCATTCCTCCAGACCCTGAAGGAGCAGGCCCCACCCGAGCCGTTTAAGACGTTCGCCACCCGCGTCTTGACCAGTCGTGGAGAAGCCGTAACCGCCTACACGCTCACCAAGTTGGCGCAGGATGTGAGAATGCACACCCACGGGCTGATTTCACGTAGTGGGAGAGACCTTTCGCCTGAGCAGTGGGGGCCGGGCCGGTTTGATGCGCTCGGACGGGGAGGGAATATGGTGTTTACCATGCTCCATCCCGACAATCTCAGACCTGCAAATGCCCCGGTCAGTATTCCTCCGCTGTGGGGCGTGTGGGAATATGACTGGGTTCAGTGGGCTGGGTCGATTCAACATCCACTGGCGAGGAATATCGGCCAGGTGATCGGCGTCAACGCCGGCCTCTTCAATTGGGCACGACCCGGCGCCGCCATTCCCTCAGACAAAAACGGCCTGTTCCGCTCGTCCGTCAATGTCGATTCCCTCACGACCCTCGAAGAATTGGCACGCCGCCTGCCTCCACCGCAATGGCCATCCGCCTTCCCACCCATCAATCGGGAACTGGCTGCACGCGGGAAGGACCTGTACCACGGCAACAGGGCCAAGGGTATTCCAAACCTCTGTGCCCATTGCCATGTCCCCGCACGAATATCCGGCTCGTCCGACGGCGGCCCGAGCCTCCAGATCACGATGGTGCCTCTCCAGGAAATCGGCACCGATCCCCTCTATCTGGAGAATTTTTCCCAACGGACCGTGGACACGAGTTTTCTGGGGCGTGGGCGAATTTCCGCGCGAGAAGCGTCGGAATACGTCACGAGCGAATTGATGGCCGTGAACAACGCCACGAATGCGCCTGTCTATCGAAACCGGCCCAACATCTGGCGAGACAAAGCCCAGTACATTGCTCGCCCGCATGTGGCGGTATGGGCCACCGCTCCCTACCTCCACAATGGATCGATCCCGAACCTCTACGAATTGCTCTCCCCCGCGAGAGAACGACGCGTCTGTTTCGCTCTGAGTCCGAACATGGAGTTTGACACCGAGAAGGTGGGGTTTGTCGTCGAAGACTGTACCGGCCTTCCCCCTTCGCCCAGTCAACCCGCACGCTTCGAATTCAAAACCGTATTACCCGGTAACAGCAACCGTGGCCACGAATTTACCGATACGCCGGATTGCGACAGCGCAAAAGGCAACGGGGTATTGGGATGTGAACTACCGGTGAATGACCGCTGGGCCATCATCGAATACTTGAAGACCTGTGATCTCGACAGACTGGTGTTGCCGAATACGCCGGCCTGCCGGAATCTGGACTAG